The region GATTGCATTTAGAAAAAAGCGTAAAAAAGCATGAAAATATTAGTTACTGGTGGTTTGGGATTTATAGGCTCTCATACTGTGGTGGAGTTGCAAAATAAGGGATATGATGTGGTGGTGGTTGATGATTTATCTAATTCATCTATTGATGTATTAGATGGAATACAGGCAATTAGTGGTAAGCGCCCATATTTTGTTGAATTAGACCTAAGGGATGTAGCGGGTGTGAGTAAGCTTTTTAACCATTATAATGATATAACTGGAGTGATTCACTTTGCAGCTTCAAAAGCAGTGGGTGAGAGTGTTGAGAAACCGCTTTTATATTATGAGAACAATTTAGTGCCTTTACTAAATATATTAAAACAGTTAGATCAAAAAGAGAAGAGTCATTTTATTTTCAGTTCATCTTGTACTGTCTATGGACAGGCTAAGGTGATGCCAATAACAGAACAAGCGCCTATACAAGTGGCATTATCTCCTTACGGAAATACAAAGCAAATAGGAGAGGAGATTATTTCGGATGTGGCTCGAGTGAGTTCTGTCAATGCTATTTTACTGCGTTATTTTAACCCAATAGGAGCTCATCAGTCAGGACTTATAGGAGAGCTGCCTAATGGGGTTCCACAGAATTTGATTCCTTTTATTACTCAAACAGCAATAGGGCTTCGTAAAGAATTGTCTGTTTTTGGAGATGATTATGATACTTTTGATGGTACTTGTGTTAGAGACTATATCCATGTGGTGGATTTGGCTAAAGCTCACGTAGCGGCTTTAGGTAGACTAATTAGTGGTGATAATAAGCAAAAGGTTGAGACTTTTAATGTAGGAACAGGAAAAGGGTCTTCTGTATTAGAGATTATCAATGTTTTTGAAGAAGTATCAAACCAAAAGTTACCTTATAAGATTGTTGGGCGTAGAGAAGGTGATATTACTGAGGCTTATGCTTGTACAAAAAAGGCTAATGAAGTACTTGGTTGGAAGGCCGAGCTTTCTTTAGAAGAGGCCTTAAACAGCGCTTGGAAATGGGAAAAGAAAATAAGAAATACAGAATTTTAAATATATCATTATTAACATGTAAGCGTTAATTAAAGAATTTAGCAATAGAGAAGTAAAATAATTTATAACAATATGCCTTTTACTATCGCTTAAAAACTCTAT is a window of Myroides oncorhynchi DNA encoding:
- the galE gene encoding UDP-glucose 4-epimerase GalE — protein: MKILVTGGLGFIGSHTVVELQNKGYDVVVVDDLSNSSIDVLDGIQAISGKRPYFVELDLRDVAGVSKLFNHYNDITGVIHFAASKAVGESVEKPLLYYENNLVPLLNILKQLDQKEKSHFIFSSSCTVYGQAKVMPITEQAPIQVALSPYGNTKQIGEEIISDVARVSSVNAILLRYFNPIGAHQSGLIGELPNGVPQNLIPFITQTAIGLRKELSVFGDDYDTFDGTCVRDYIHVVDLAKAHVAALGRLISGDNKQKVETFNVGTGKGSSVLEIINVFEEVSNQKLPYKIVGRREGDITEAYACTKKANEVLGWKAELSLEEALNSAWKWEKKIRNTEF